A window of Haliscomenobacter hydrossis DSM 1100 contains these coding sequences:
- a CDS encoding gliding motility-associated C-terminal domain-containing protein, whose translation MRLNIYVIRNTAAVVFIGFLSNLFAQQTPLNDCSNLGFEKGTFEGWRGEYGLVKDPTFGNRPKEEDVKTGLIPQRHTIMRKTMGNDFLVKIETLPFVSIGNYAARLGNSRNGKEFDRLITSFRVTQENSLFLYKFAVVMEDPDHKPKQQPRFTVEVLNQRNVRTPCGLYEVAAAENIPGFKNQSQLRVRNWTAAAIDLRDYIGQVITLRFTVNDCTEGLHFGYAYLDAECLSAKIYPSYFCPGLDSAITLSAPDGFSSYRWSTGQTTRSITLNKPQAGSKVFLTVTPFNSLAEDCRFTFEFEIPERFTRELLAEDSVKFCGNNPQIVTPIDDNFESFVWRLGKNGPIVSNEKQVNLTQAGMYYLEARDRACVFQDSVLSRTFPEPQLTVQLDAPKCDGTPSGRIALQGSPNLQYVWSTGDSAASISQLSGGKYFVTVTEPNLGCRFERSFDLPTAPAFQASAQTLAQPCGELQLGRAQINIQGGTAPYAVRWSNGDTSRIIQMAQAGRFRVSITDAQGCRRLDSVEVQKMEIVTSAIPSKCFGDKNGLISVRAIGGSPEYQYQLGNRPMGRDSVFRNLPPGQYMLLAADQSGCKIARTIELPEPTLFRVSLPKDTTVDLGAALFLRPNGSAPIANYLWKSTYPDLCPACTELDIPRVTANGTVSLEAKDENGCLATAMMRILVQKNYKVYIPNAFSPNGDKSNDFFEIFPGTSTLRIKSLEIYTRWGEIAFAYNADESQDSPRWDGSFRGKTLMNEVVVYKAVIEFIDGETKMFTGSVTIVK comes from the coding sequence ATGAGACTTAACATCTACGTAATCCGCAACACGGCGGCCGTTGTATTTATTGGTTTCCTATCCAACTTGTTTGCACAGCAGACACCCCTCAACGATTGTTCCAACCTTGGCTTTGAAAAAGGGACTTTTGAAGGCTGGCGTGGGGAGTATGGCCTGGTCAAAGATCCAACCTTTGGCAATAGGCCAAAGGAAGAGGACGTCAAAACCGGACTGATACCCCAGCGCCACACCATTATGCGCAAAACAATGGGCAATGACTTTTTGGTCAAAATAGAAACCCTGCCCTTTGTTTCGATCGGCAATTATGCAGCCCGACTGGGTAATTCCCGCAATGGAAAAGAGTTTGATCGCCTCATCACTTCTTTTCGTGTTACCCAGGAGAACTCCCTTTTTTTATACAAGTTTGCGGTGGTCATGGAAGACCCCGACCACAAACCGAAACAACAACCTCGCTTTACGGTAGAAGTGCTCAACCAACGCAACGTGCGGACTCCTTGTGGGCTTTACGAAGTAGCTGCTGCGGAGAATATCCCAGGATTTAAAAACCAGAGTCAGTTGCGCGTCCGCAATTGGACGGCTGCGGCCATCGATCTGCGCGATTACATCGGTCAGGTCATTACCTTGCGATTTACCGTGAATGATTGTACCGAAGGGTTGCATTTCGGTTATGCTTATCTGGATGCGGAGTGTTTGAGCGCCAAAATTTATCCTTCCTATTTTTGTCCCGGGTTGGACTCGGCCATTACTTTAAGTGCACCAGATGGTTTTTCCTCTTATCGTTGGAGCACCGGTCAAACCACCCGCAGCATCACCCTGAACAAACCCCAGGCGGGCAGTAAGGTTTTTTTAACGGTTACTCCCTTCAACAGTTTGGCCGAAGATTGCCGTTTTACCTTTGAATTTGAGATCCCGGAACGGTTTACCCGCGAATTATTAGCCGAGGACTCGGTCAAATTTTGTGGCAACAACCCGCAAATTGTAACCCCCATTGACGATAATTTTGAAAGCTTTGTCTGGCGCCTGGGCAAAAATGGCCCCATTGTGTCCAACGAAAAACAGGTCAACCTCACCCAGGCGGGCATGTATTACCTGGAGGCTCGTGATCGCGCTTGTGTTTTTCAGGATTCGGTGCTTTCCCGAACTTTCCCTGAACCACAATTGACGGTCCAGTTGGATGCACCCAAATGTGATGGAACGCCCAGTGGCCGCATTGCGCTGCAAGGTTCGCCCAACTTGCAATACGTCTGGAGTACCGGAGATTCAGCGGCCAGCATTTCTCAACTTTCAGGGGGAAAATATTTCGTAACCGTAACCGAGCCGAACCTGGGCTGCCGCTTTGAGCGTAGTTTTGATCTACCTACTGCGCCAGCCTTTCAAGCATCGGCACAAACCCTCGCCCAACCTTGTGGTGAGCTACAATTGGGCCGTGCCCAAATCAACATTCAAGGGGGAACTGCCCCGTATGCGGTGCGTTGGAGCAATGGGGATACCAGCCGAATCATCCAAATGGCTCAGGCTGGGCGCTTCCGTGTGAGTATTACCGATGCCCAAGGTTGTCGTCGTTTGGACAGTGTGGAGGTACAAAAAATGGAAATTGTCACTTCGGCCATACCCAGCAAATGTTTTGGGGATAAAAATGGCTTGATCAGCGTACGGGCAATTGGTGGTAGTCCCGAATACCAGTACCAATTGGGCAACCGGCCAATGGGCCGGGATTCGGTATTTAGAAACCTGCCTCCAGGTCAGTACATGCTGTTGGCCGCTGATCAAAGTGGTTGTAAAATTGCCCGCACCATAGAATTACCGGAGCCTACCCTGTTTCGAGTGAGTTTGCCCAAAGACACCACTGTTGATCTTGGGGCCGCCTTGTTTTTGCGCCCCAACGGTAGTGCCCCGATCGCCAACTACCTTTGGAAAAGCACTTACCCCGATCTTTGCCCGGCCTGTACCGAACTGGACATTCCACGCGTAACCGCCAACGGTACGGTAAGCCTGGAGGCCAAAGACGAAAATGGCTGTTTGGCTACGGCCATGATGCGGATTTTGGTGCAAAAAAACTACAAGGTTTACATCCCCAATGCCTTCAGCCCCAATGGCGATAAATCGAATGACTTTTTTGAAATTTTCCCGGGCACGAGTACCCTGCGCATTAAATCTTTGGAAATATACACGCGTTGGGGGGAAATCGCTTTTGCCTACAATGCCGATGAAAGTCAGGATTCTCCAAGGTGGGACGGTAGTTTCCGCGGTAAAACCCTGATGAACGAGGTGGTGGTGTACAAGGCGGTGATCGAGTTTATCGATGGGGAGACGAAGATGTTTACGGGGAGTGTGACCATCGTTAAATAG
- a CDS encoding DUF1295 domain-containing protein → MLRTIILLILTLIALPIIAFKYDTPLNEAQWAALQSSFYLMLGVALTCFVVSELTKNYSQVDKIWSIVPMAYACFFAQQSAWNLRMVIMAILVSLWAIRLTYNFARRGGYHWIPWKGEEDYRWGVLRQNPLFQRRINWVLFGLFFISLYQNTLIWLFNLPIVVAWEGANQALNGIDYLAIGLFLAFLVIEFIADQQQYDFQTEKYRRIHAGEPLDGEYAQGFCSTGLWRLVRHPNYAAEQGIWLSYYLFSVAATGRWLNWSLTGGILLVLLFLGSSDFSEKISSEKYPGYREYQKKTPRFIFRVFRF, encoded by the coding sequence ATGTTACGCACCATCATCCTGTTGATCCTCACCCTCATTGCATTGCCCATTATTGCTTTCAAATATGACACGCCACTCAACGAAGCGCAGTGGGCCGCCTTGCAAAGTTCTTTTTACCTTATGTTAGGAGTCGCGCTCACTTGCTTTGTAGTGAGTGAATTGACCAAAAATTACAGCCAGGTTGACAAAATCTGGAGCATAGTGCCCATGGCTTATGCCTGTTTTTTTGCACAACAAAGTGCCTGGAACCTGCGCATGGTCATCATGGCCATTTTGGTCAGTCTCTGGGCCATACGCCTTACCTACAATTTTGCCCGGCGGGGTGGCTACCACTGGATTCCCTGGAAAGGAGAAGAAGATTATCGTTGGGGTGTTTTGCGTCAAAATCCACTTTTCCAACGTCGCATCAATTGGGTGCTGTTTGGACTATTTTTCATTTCCCTGTACCAAAACACGCTCATTTGGCTGTTCAATCTGCCCATTGTGGTAGCCTGGGAAGGTGCAAACCAAGCGTTAAATGGTATCGACTACCTGGCCATTGGGTTGTTTTTGGCCTTTTTGGTCATTGAGTTCATCGCTGATCAACAACAGTATGATTTTCAAACCGAGAAATACCGCCGCATCCATGCCGGAGAACCTTTGGACGGTGAATATGCCCAAGGCTTTTGCAGCACTGGTCTCTGGCGCTTGGTGCGGCATCCCAATTACGCTGCCGAACAGGGCATTTGGCTGAGTTATTATCTGTTTAGTGTGGCGGCTACGGGGCGTTGGCTCAACTGGTCCCTAACCGGAGGCATTCTTTTGGTTCTGCTCTTTTTGGGCAGTTCAGATTTTAGCGAGAAAATTTCCAGCGAGAAATATCCTGGTTATCGGGAATATCAGAAAAAGACGCCGCGGTTTATTTTTAGGGTTTTTAGGTTTTAG
- a CDS encoding DUF2853 family protein yields MSQFDDLLVKYKQELGGTRDISGIDETLLTAVTKALGPSIYNDDSSRVSCSDKTELDRVKNNFLIGKMGLKDGPNLDAALQEVCEQMGSSNRNKYRAVFHYLLVKKLGLESKFA; encoded by the coding sequence ATGAGCCAATTCGATGACTTGCTGGTAAAATACAAGCAAGAACTAGGTGGAACCCGCGATATAAGCGGTATTGATGAAACCTTACTGACTGCCGTAACCAAAGCTTTGGGTCCATCAATCTACAATGATGATTCCTCCAGAGTTTCATGCTCTGACAAAACCGAGCTGGATCGTGTAAAAAACAATTTCCTGATTGGAAAAATGGGACTTAAGGATGGCCCCAACCTCGACGCTGCATTACAAGAGGTATGCGAACAAATGGGAAGTAGCAACCGCAACAAATACCGGGCTGTTTTTCACTATTTGTTGGTTAAAAAACTAGGACTGGAATCCAAGTTTGCCTAA
- a CDS encoding Dabb family protein, with the protein MKFLLLLLFLVIGFVGGYAQASSKKLKAGVVVHTVYFWLKNKGNQQDLEALYRGVKTLIPIKEIQTAYVGTPADTKDRPVIDGSYDLSITWVFKNTKDQDAYQIHPIHLKFVEENSHLWERVIVYDALSK; encoded by the coding sequence ATGAAATTTCTTTTGCTTTTATTGTTTCTGGTAATTGGGTTCGTAGGCGGTTACGCTCAGGCCTCTTCCAAGAAACTCAAGGCGGGTGTGGTGGTACATACCGTTTATTTTTGGCTCAAAAACAAGGGCAACCAGCAAGACCTGGAAGCGCTCTATCGGGGCGTAAAAACCCTGATTCCCATCAAGGAAATCCAAACTGCCTACGTTGGTACACCGGCTGATACCAAAGATCGTCCGGTAATCGACGGCTCTTATGACTTATCCATCACCTGGGTGTTCAAAAATACAAAGGACCAGGATGCGTATCAAATCCATCCCATTCACCTGAAGTTTGTGGAAGAGAATAGTCATCTTTGGGAGCGGGTGATTGTGTACGATGCGCTTTCTAAGTGA
- a CDS encoding response regulator transcription factor, with product MAHKGNVLIVEDDLSLGFLLMELLESEGYSVKLARNGQTGLEQFKKQAFDLCILDVMLGDTDGFQVAKQIRLENTQIPFLFLTARVLKEDRLKGYALGAEDYITKPFEEEELLCKIAVILRRSLHQTVEEPQAQFSIGDYYFDYTKQELVYQNQIERITEKENEVLRLLCLHQNNILRRDDAVERIYGEKDYFLGRSFDVFISRLRKMLRNDPRISIENVFKVGFILKIKE from the coding sequence ATGGCCCATAAAGGAAATGTACTGATAGTAGAAGATGACCTGAGTTTGGGTTTTTTGCTCATGGAATTGCTGGAATCAGAAGGTTACAGCGTCAAATTGGCCCGCAATGGACAAACGGGCCTGGAACAATTCAAAAAACAAGCCTTCGATTTGTGTATTCTGGATGTGATGTTGGGCGACACCGATGGTTTTCAAGTGGCCAAACAAATTCGATTGGAAAATACCCAGATTCCTTTTTTATTCCTCACCGCCCGGGTCTTGAAGGAAGATCGCCTCAAAGGATATGCACTGGGAGCAGAAGATTACATCACCAAACCCTTTGAGGAAGAAGAATTGCTGTGCAAAATTGCGGTAATTTTGCGGCGTAGTCTGCACCAGACGGTAGAAGAACCCCAAGCTCAGTTCAGCATCGGAGATTATTACTTCGATTACACCAAACAAGAACTGGTGTACCAAAATCAGATCGAACGCATTACCGAAAAAGAAAATGAAGTGCTCCGTCTACTGTGTTTACACCAAAACAACATCCTGCGCCGCGATGACGCTGTAGAGCGGATTTACGGCGAAAAAGACTATTTCCTGGGGCGGAGTTTTGACGTATTTATTTCGCGCTTGCGCAAAATGCTGCGCAATGACCCCAGGATTAGCATTGAAAATGTGTTTAAGGTGGGCTTTATTTTGAAGATCAAAGAATAG
- a CDS encoding sensor histidine kinase: MRTNRIKIVIAAACLALLGLIAIQVRWMNYSRELLDEQFEHRVDMALCDAVQTTAEEPQSTVVMTCANNQGACCAEMVPESMILSDSQLRKNLDRSLAFYNINLPYSVNVVKPSPFGTAEEATAFSCALDPLVTDDTRRLTLNFPTKQNYILQRMNVMIGSSALILGAILLVFFAASYYLLKQKRLADQNLDFFNHMAHEFKTPLTNIKLAAGLLGRKKPELKDDQVLQVITKESNQLIQQIERFLQMASLEFNKNPLQRQSLDLENLIREIIEDLTPSIREKEAVVDLEVRGSLPPMYGDVLHLRNAFRNLIDNALKYCDTTPNIHILLETSRDNQIQVAIRDNGVGICEHELSSVFKEFNRGEEATAKRFSGFGLGLAYVKKIVDLHKGNIAVASEHKHGTCFSLSFPLK, translated from the coding sequence ATGAGAACGAATCGAATAAAAATTGTAATCGCCGCCGCATGCCTGGCTTTGCTAGGTTTGATCGCCATCCAGGTGCGTTGGATGAACTACTCGCGAGAATTGCTGGATGAGCAATTTGAGCACCGTGTCGACATGGCCCTTTGTGACGCCGTGCAAACCACTGCGGAAGAACCCCAAAGCACGGTGGTCATGACTTGCGCCAACAACCAAGGGGCTTGTTGTGCAGAAATGGTGCCCGAAAGTATGATCCTGAGCGATTCTCAGTTGCGCAAAAACTTGGATCGCTCCCTGGCTTTTTACAACATCAACTTGCCTTATTCGGTCAATGTGGTCAAACCAAGTCCATTTGGCACAGCAGAAGAGGCTACTGCATTCTCCTGTGCCCTAGATCCACTGGTAACCGATGATACCCGCCGCCTGACCCTCAATTTTCCGACCAAACAAAATTACATCCTGCAGCGCATGAATGTGATGATCGGGAGTTCGGCATTGATATTGGGTGCCATCTTGCTGGTCTTTTTTGCGGCCAGTTATTACCTCTTGAAGCAAAAGCGCCTGGCGGATCAAAATCTCGATTTTTTCAACCACATGGCGCATGAATTCAAAACGCCACTGACAAACATTAAATTGGCTGCCGGATTATTGGGCCGCAAAAAACCGGAATTAAAAGACGATCAGGTTTTACAAGTCATCACCAAGGAAAGCAATCAGTTGATTCAACAGATTGAGCGGTTTTTACAAATGGCCAGTTTGGAGTTCAATAAAAACCCCTTACAACGCCAAAGTCTGGATTTGGAAAATTTGATCCGTGAAATCATCGAAGACCTCACGCCCTCCATTCGCGAAAAAGAAGCAGTGGTGGACCTGGAAGTGCGGGGCAGTTTACCCCCTATGTACGGCGATGTACTGCACCTGCGCAACGCGTTCCGCAACCTCATCGACAATGCCTTGAAGTATTGCGATACGACCCCCAATATCCATATTTTGCTGGAGACAAGTAGAGACAATCAAATCCAGGTGGCTATCCGCGACAATGGTGTGGGCATTTGTGAACATGAATTGTCCAGCGTTTTTAAAGAGTTCAACCGGGGTGAAGAAGCAACGGCCAAACGTTTTAGTGGGTTTGGTTTGGGGCTGGCTTATGTCAAAAAAATTGTGGATTTGCACAAGGGCAACATTGCAGTAGCCAGTGAACACAAACACGGAACCTGTTTTTCCCTGAGTTTTCCTTTAAAATAA
- a CDS encoding phosphoribosylaminoimidazolesuccinocarboxamide synthase, translated as MMLPEQHAIRESNFQLPGQTAFYRGKVRDVYTLGEQLLMVASDRISAFDYVLPRPIPYKGQVLNQIAAHFLKATADIVPNWLQATPDPNVAIGHACEPFRVEMVIRAYLVGHSARVYAIGERSLCGISLPEGLRENDPFPTPIITPATKAEEGHDEGISREDIIAKGIVAEADYIQLETYTRALFQRGTEMAAKQGLILVDTKYEFGKKDGQIYVIDEIHTPDSSRYFYLEGYAERQAKGERQKQLSKEFVREWLIENGFQGKPGQTIPAMSDEFVWEISNRYIELYERITGTAFVKADTANIAERIYQNVLAWMEK; from the coding sequence ATGATGCTTCCTGAACAACACGCCATACGCGAAAGCAATTTTCAACTGCCCGGGCAAACCGCTTTTTATCGCGGCAAAGTACGCGATGTATACACCCTGGGCGAGCAACTCCTGATGGTTGCTTCCGACCGCATTTCGGCTTTTGATTACGTCCTGCCGCGCCCCATCCCTTACAAAGGACAAGTGTTGAATCAAATAGCCGCCCACTTTTTAAAAGCTACCGCCGACATTGTCCCCAACTGGTTGCAGGCTACTCCTGACCCGAATGTGGCCATCGGGCACGCTTGTGAACCTTTTCGGGTCGAAATGGTCATTCGGGCTTATCTGGTTGGGCATTCCGCCCGCGTATACGCCATCGGTGAACGTAGTCTTTGTGGCATTTCCTTACCGGAGGGCTTACGTGAAAACGACCCGTTTCCAACCCCCATCATCACTCCCGCTACCAAGGCCGAAGAAGGACACGATGAAGGCATCAGTCGGGAAGACATTATCGCCAAAGGCATTGTTGCTGAAGCTGATTATATTCAACTGGAGACTTACACCCGCGCCCTCTTTCAACGGGGGACCGAAATGGCGGCAAAACAAGGCCTGATTCTGGTGGATACCAAGTACGAATTTGGCAAAAAAGACGGCCAAATTTACGTCATTGACGAAATCCATACGCCCGACAGTTCACGTTATTTTTACCTGGAAGGCTACGCCGAACGCCAGGCCAAAGGAGAACGCCAGAAACAACTTTCCAAAGAATTTGTGCGCGAATGGCTGATTGAAAATGGATTTCAAGGCAAACCTGGGCAGACCATTCCCGCGATGTCAGATGAATTTGTGTGGGAAATCTCCAATCGCTACATCGAGTTGTACGAGCGCATCACCGGGACGGCTTTTGTGAAGGCGGATACGGCGAATATTGCGGAGCGGATTTATCAGAATGTCTTGGCGTGGATGGAAAAATGA
- a CDS encoding NAD(P)-dependent oxidoreductase, protein MLKIGIIREGKVPPDARVPLNPNHCVLAQKEFPVKIRVQPAPGRCFADEEYLEVGIELSEDLSDCDILMGVKEVPTEMLIPEKTYFFFSHTIKEQTYNRKLLQTILAKKIRMIDYEVLTDEQGQRLIAFGKFAGMVGAHNALWTYAQRTGAFSMKRMKDCKDYAEAFEMYKKTPFPAIKIVLTGGGRVGVGAAAVLQDMGIREVDPIEFLMEDFKEPVFTILHSQDYAGRKDRHHFDVQRYRSHPEEYRSIFEPYFQTADILINGIFWDNRAPAFFSKADMRRSDFHIRVIADITCDLAPISSIPSTLKASTIADPVFGYDPFTEAECAPYQEHCIDMMSIDNLPNELPRDASTAFGSMFIHRILPEFFNAESHVLERATIAEEGHLTARYAYLQGYVEGNIS, encoded by the coding sequence ATGTTAAAAATTGGCATCATCCGGGAAGGCAAGGTTCCTCCGGACGCTCGGGTTCCGCTCAACCCCAATCACTGTGTATTGGCACAGAAGGAGTTCCCTGTGAAAATTCGGGTACAACCAGCTCCCGGGCGTTGTTTTGCGGATGAAGAATACCTGGAGGTGGGCATTGAGCTATCCGAAGACCTGAGTGATTGTGACATACTGATGGGGGTCAAAGAGGTTCCCACTGAAATGCTCATCCCTGAAAAGACCTACTTTTTTTTCTCCCACACCATCAAGGAACAAACTTACAACCGCAAACTCTTGCAAACGATTTTGGCCAAAAAAATCCGCATGATCGACTATGAGGTGCTCACCGATGAGCAGGGCCAACGCTTGATTGCTTTCGGCAAATTTGCCGGAATGGTGGGGGCACACAATGCCCTCTGGACATACGCTCAACGCACTGGAGCATTTTCGATGAAAAGGATGAAAGACTGCAAAGACTACGCGGAAGCCTTTGAAATGTATAAAAAAACACCTTTTCCTGCCATCAAAATTGTGCTTACCGGTGGCGGCAGAGTTGGAGTTGGCGCAGCGGCGGTACTTCAAGATATGGGCATCCGCGAGGTTGATCCCATTGAATTTTTGATGGAGGATTTTAAAGAACCCGTTTTTACCATTCTCCACTCGCAGGATTATGCGGGTAGAAAAGACCGGCATCATTTTGATGTGCAACGTTACCGCAGCCACCCGGAGGAATACCGCAGCATTTTTGAGCCTTATTTTCAAACTGCGGACATTCTGATCAACGGCATTTTTTGGGACAATCGTGCGCCCGCTTTTTTCAGCAAGGCGGACATGCGGCGCTCCGATTTTCACATTCGGGTCATTGCCGACATTACTTGTGACCTGGCACCCATTTCTTCGATTCCCTCTACACTTAAAGCGTCTACTATCGCCGATCCAGTATTTGGGTACGATCCATTTACAGAAGCTGAATGTGCGCCCTATCAGGAGCATTGCATCGACATGATGAGCATCGATAACTTGCCCAATGAACTACCCCGGGATGCCTCTACGGCGTTTGGATCGATGTTTATTCACCGCATTCTGCCGGAGTTTTTTAATGCCGAAAGCCATGTTTTGGAGCGCGCCACGATTGCGGAGGAGGGGCATTTGACAGCGAGGTATGCATATTTGCAGGGGTATGTGGAAGGGAACATTTCTTAG
- a CDS encoding group I truncated hemoglobin, with amino-acid sequence MKNSIRLLAILFLASFALVSCDKDDEATPTLYDRLGGVAAISAVVDQFLTNVVGDNVINARFAATVASPSRTQLLRNNLIDQICAGAGGPCQYKGKTMLESHKGMNITQAEFNALVGDLVAALDKFKVPQKEKDDLLAILGPMQTDIVGK; translated from the coding sequence ATGAAAAACTCAATCCGATTGTTGGCCATCCTGTTTTTGGCCTCGTTTGCGCTTGTATCTTGTGATAAAGATGATGAGGCAACCCCCACCCTCTACGACCGTTTGGGCGGTGTAGCTGCCATTTCTGCGGTAGTTGATCAATTCCTCACCAATGTGGTAGGCGACAACGTGATCAATGCCCGTTTTGCAGCAACCGTTGCCAGTCCATCACGCACCCAATTGTTGCGCAACAACCTGATCGATCAAATTTGTGCGGGTGCAGGTGGTCCTTGCCAGTACAAAGGCAAAACCATGCTTGAATCCCACAAAGGGATGAACATCACCCAAGCTGAATTCAACGCACTGGTTGGTGACTTGGTGGCTGCTCTTGACAAATTCAAAGTACCACAAAAAGAAAAGGACGATTTGCTGGCGATCCTTGGTCCCATGCAAACGGACATCGTGGGCAAGTAA
- a CDS encoding serine hydrolase domain-containing protein — MRLSSHIFLTLCLFTLPSCYLLTAYKYRQFKLESLSSLRSTPLKKSDEPFAFMDGTRSKMRLQQVLDSMLAPTHTYSFLVIRNDSILYENYFGEITPETQLPSFSVAKSFVSTLVGIALDEGKIKSLDDPITTYLPELKKRDPNLEKVTIQHLLDMRSGIKSLETLKSPFSNAIKLGFGRNITRIALKSRTEKTPGEKDYKNLNTQLLGLIVERATQQKLQNYLQTKIWTPLQMESDASWNTDARKTVRAFCCINATTRDFAKFGRLYLNQGNWNGQQIVSEDWVRGCSDPEIMERYNGYKNQWWSRQSFRSFRDSTEALKFQQQSPYPSVVSGRSSRDGRSRMYRVAYRSPAFYAAGVLNQFVYVHPAKKLVIVRLGRTWGNSSFGPDAFLYWVGDQL; from the coding sequence ATGCGATTAAGCAGCCATATATTTTTGACGTTATGCCTTTTTACTTTGCCTTCCTGTTATTTGTTGACAGCCTACAAATACCGTCAGTTCAAGCTGGAGTCTTTGTCTTCACTGCGTTCGACGCCCTTAAAAAAAAGTGACGAACCTTTTGCCTTTATGGATGGGACGCGTAGTAAAATGCGCTTGCAACAAGTGCTGGACTCCATGCTGGCACCTACCCACACCTATTCCTTTCTGGTGATTCGGAATGATTCTATTCTGTATGAAAATTATTTTGGGGAAATTACCCCCGAAACCCAATTGCCCTCTTTTTCCGTGGCAAAATCCTTTGTTTCTACCCTAGTGGGTATTGCCCTGGATGAAGGAAAAATCAAAAGCCTGGATGACCCCATCACTACTTACCTGCCTGAGTTGAAAAAACGCGATCCCAACCTGGAAAAAGTGACCATCCAACACTTACTGGATATGCGCAGTGGTATCAAAAGCTTGGAAACCCTCAAAAGCCCTTTCAGCAATGCGATCAAATTGGGTTTTGGGCGCAACATCACCAGAATCGCGCTGAAATCCAGAACAGAAAAAACGCCCGGTGAAAAAGACTATAAAAACCTGAACACCCAATTGTTGGGGCTAATTGTCGAAAGGGCAACCCAGCAAAAACTGCAAAATTACCTGCAAACCAAAATTTGGACACCGCTGCAAATGGAGAGTGATGCGAGCTGGAATACCGATGCCCGCAAAACCGTACGGGCCTTTTGTTGCATCAATGCCACCACGCGTGATTTTGCCAAATTTGGAAGGCTGTATTTAAACCAGGGGAATTGGAACGGCCAACAGATCGTTTCGGAAGATTGGGTGAGGGGTTGCTCCGATCCTGAAATTATGGAGCGATACAACGGGTACAAAAACCAGTGGTGGAGCCGCCAGTCTTTCCGCTCGTTTCGAGATTCAACGGAAGCACTGAAATTTCAACAACAAAGCCCGTATCCCAGTGTGGTAAGTGGTCGTTCTTCGCGCGACGGCCGGAGTAGAATGTACCGCGTCGCTTACCGTTCTCCCGCATTTTATGCAGCGGGTGTACTGAATCAGTTTGTGTATGTCCATCCGGCCAAAAAACTGGTCATTGTACGATTGGGACGTACTTGGGGAAACTCTTCTTTTGGCCCCGATGCGTTTTTGTATTGGGTAGGGGATCAGTTGTGA